In Xiphophorus maculatus strain JP 163 A chromosome 9, X_maculatus-5.0-male, whole genome shotgun sequence, the genomic window TCCTGGCATACCGCTCCGTAAAACGATTTGGTAAATATGGAAAGTGGCCCCTAGGCCACCAGGCGAGCCTGGCCCCTCTTTAGGAGTGGATAATTGACTCCTTTTCCTCCTTGATAATTCATTGCTTGCATATGCCCGCTAATACATCAGCTGAAAACTGGCCCCGGCCCTCGTCTCCGCCACCCAGAGGAATGGGCGGGCGAGGGGAGAGTGAGCAGGAATGACAAATGGGAGCACTTCTAGATCCATGAATGAATTATGTCTTCTAAATACCTTGAGCAGAAGCAACTGTCAGGCGCCGTCTATACTAATCTGGGACAAAATATGACCGGCTCGGCATTAAAAAGGAGGGAGCAGGGCTGCTAGAGAATGAGCCGGGAAATGAACGAGCAATCAGGCCATTAAAACTTGCTGTCTGATTCAGCTCTGGCGGACATTTGCACATTTATCATGAAGAGGAAACATCCTTCCCCCCCTGTCATAGTAATACATCCCCTTCTATTTGAATATATTGGGATTATTCGAACAGGACAAAGATATCATTTGTTTTACAAGAGCAGAGTCAGCATTCGCATTAGTCATTAGGAATTAGATGGAGCAAGCTGCTGTTTGAAGAGACACTTTACCAAGTGATcagcaggataaaaaaaataatggcacTTCATTATGAGTTGAGGGACATCAAAATGCTTGTTGCTtccaaaaaaagaggaataatAGAAAGACAACCATCTTTACAAGATTAATGTTCAAAAACTTCAAAACCCAAAGGGTCTCTTAACTGGTGATGATTGTGCTACAACAGAAGGAGTAAAGAGAGTGTTAAAGACACTGCAACCTTGCAATTGTTCTGTCTGGTTATCTGGGAATGTTGTGTAGCACCCCtgggaaatgtatttttgttagaGAAATCCAGGCTGTGATGCATCCCTCTAAAGCACGGCGTGATGGAAGGAGGATGCCCAAGGACGTCACAAAGGTCCCCAAAGCGGAGCTATGGTTTCACAGGAGAAGGAAAGTGTTGTGATCAATTCATCCATCAGTTTTCTAAACCCGCTTAATCCAGAGGTCAGAGCGTGAGAGGTGGAGTCCACCCTGAACAGGTCACCACTCCATCAAGGGGCAACATGTAAAAGAAGGACAAGATACGGTGCACAAACATGCTCTATTTAACTGGCCATGCATGGTTTTGTACTTTAAGAGGAAGCAGGAGTCCATTGAGAAAATCTAGACTCAGAATGAGATTTGAATCCAGGATTTGGTGGCAATAGATTCATGTTGCAAATACTCATACATGAagcagttttgaaaatgtaacagcCAAGATTCACTGAGAAATTGGCTGGTGATATTGGAGCTGACTAGTGCTCACCTGCAGCGTTGCCAACTTAGCATCTCTCTAGCTAGCGTTAGCGAGTATTCAGGTTGGAATCTCCGGACAGATGGAAAGTATTTTAAACATCAgtgcagtttttaaagaaaataaaaacagatgaagaaTATAAGATGGGatttagagagagaaaagagaggcagagagagaaagagagagagtttCAGTAGAAAACTGGAAGGCTGAACAGAATACAGCAAAGTTGTCCTGAGTTGTTCTTTTGAGCTGGaagactttttgttttggaaagtgGTGGATTTGTAGATCCTGATAACCGCATGTTAGCATTATAATCTcctaaatttgttttgaaatataaaagtgATATTAAGCAATTAGTGAAGCACAGTGGCTCCTCTTCCAATCATCACACAATGTTACTGTAAATAGTTAATGACCAACACAACAGACTggagaaatactttaaatgcTGCCCTGACAATTGCTTATAAAATAACTGTTGAACAAGAGTTTGATTCGATTAAATTCATGTTGGCAAGTCAAAGCTTTAGAAGcactaaacagaaaaatcaaatctgTGCAACTCTATTGAAAGATAAAGTCCAAATATAGCACTcttactttttaataatttttatttgcaaatttttcccttttctaaTAAAACTGCTATTATCTAGGTGCAGTCACAGGCTGTTATAAAAATTGTTTACAAGACAACAGCAATTAAAACTTTCCTGTAATAATTTGAATGTGGATGCTGAAGTCTCTATATTTcccttaaaatataaaattatattttcttataCTGATACTGAGCAACATATGCCATCTGCTCTTTATCACAGGAAAGAATAAAAGCCTCTCATCAAGCCTAAAGCcctgcacacacagacagagaagACAAATTAGAGCATAGAGCCAAATTGATCTGGCCGCTGATTGATTTTCAGTTCTGGTTTTGTGCGGTTGTCTTTACACTTTGATAGCACATTTTAGTCAGGAAGGGATTCTTCCAAGTTTCAGGGGTCACAGAGTGGTCAGAAGCATAAGGTTTTAAACCCTTAAGGagattgtgaaacatttttttctttaaatgcctACTATTAGCATCTGAACACCAGATTAAGCAATATTTATCTGTATGAAGATTTAGAGTCCctgataaagttttaaaatattgagtTTACCAATGTGTAGAAACAATTGCCAGCTTCTGAAAATGTGAAAGTCTGACAAAGAAATTAGGAAAGAagataacttttaaaaatgtagatttgTATTTTCCCAATCTAacatgaaaatagatttttttaaaataacaacagcaTTCCAGTTTCCTGGACATGTTTAGTTTAAGATAGAAACACAACATTAAATAGAATAAAGATTAAAGCAAAACCAATTCAGTCTTACATCGTACTGAATCGACGCACTAAACGCGAACGACGACACTGCCCTCTAGTGTCGCTACGCAGCATTGCCATCACAAGTACTTCGCAGCGCTTTCCagattgaaaaagaaatattttctaatcattaatatatatattttttcctgacCTTAAACTCTGCAAATGTaagcagaataaaatacatatgGTAAATTCAGTCCAAATGACACACATTACATCAGTGAAGTCGAATCATTGAGGACATTTTCCCTGTGAATATACGATAACAGTTATCTAAAAGGAGTTCAGTTAACTAGTGCAAatgaaaatagtttatttttgccTATTGAAGCTGTTTCTCTCTCGAACAGAAGCTGTCGTAAATCAAATAACAACCTCCGCAACAGACCCTTTGAATCGCCAGGTTCTTATTGCGCTTGTTTAATTAAGTCTACTCAGCTTTGTATCATTATCACCGTCATCATTATTGCAtcgtatttattcatttcaatgAATATGGTTATGTTACACAACAGACAGCAACATGAATTAGAaccattttgtgtgtttattatgTATCGAATAAACACCTTTCAGTAcggagaaaatatgtttttatctgatttacaagagacagaaaataacctacacatgtttttttgtggtaggctctaattttttttctaatgcgAAATCAATTGTTCTGAAgaatatttttgatgatttataatgaatacattttttattctctcaTGTAGATAAAAGTCTCCCAAATAATagaaatagttaaaaaaaataaaaagaaagaagaagaaatgcctTTTATCAGAGTCActttaaaaatttgattaaaaatctgacttttatggCTCATATGCATTGTTGGGGTAAAGTCATTAATAATACTATTCAATAATTTGTGTATGATGGCTAAGATGGGAGATTATCTGAAAGTCATCTTATTGCAATGAAACTAATACGACTCTGAAGAGGTTTATGTGTTTGCCCCAAATAAAATTGTCTTAACTTCCCCAAAAGTGAAAGGATCAGTCTGTTGGGCCTGCAGTTTATAGATTAAATAAACATCCATCTATTGTCTATATCCACTGACCCTTGCAGAGGGAGCTGGTCCCTTTCTCCATCAGTCCTCTGACCTTGGACAGGTCACCTTTCCATTGCAGGGCCTCAagtgaacacaaacaaataaccaatttgaatatttatcataaaacaatttattgtaaaaattgAATTCAGAAAAAATTGATATGCTTatctagatttattttacaaagttaTTAATTTTGAGTGTTTATACCTGAGAATGTGAATGATTGCGGCTTACAGcttcaaaaaacacatttgacgTTGTAGTCGGTTAATTCATGGGAAACGTTGCTGACAGGACAGTTTTCCACCGGAGTCACTGACACCCTCACATCATCTCCAGGGAGGATCAttgaaaaagagcaaaagaatggcaagttgagtggaaggaaaaactttaaatgcGACAGCAATAGCTTTGTGAAGATTGTGAAACAAAATTTGAAAGAGATTGGAGAGTCATAGACCTCTAAGGGTGAATATTTTGCCTTTAAAtaaagggtgtgtgtgtgtgggtgggggggTTGTAGTGAGAAGCAAGAACAGCTTCTCACTACAAGAAGCATAGAGCTGATGGTCAATGGTGCCTCTTTGATaatacacacacagcagcaggagcaacacaccgtGAGCATAGTGGGGGTTTTTATCACTGTGTGTGTCTTATAAAAAATTAGAACAGAAAAGCCTGATACGTCAATAAATGGGTAATGACAATagagcagagacagaaagtGTGGAGTGTTTCTAGGGATGGTGTTGCTGTAATAATCTGACACAGAACGTTATGTGTGTTTAATCCAGAAGTGACGTCAACAAACTGACACAGAAAACTATCTGGTCCTGCACACATAGCAGCAACAGAGATAAGACttaacatgttagtgatgcacagagagagagaaaactggaCTGAGAGAACTAAAAGATGGGGATTGAAGTCTACAGCATATTCCTCCCATCTTGTATAAATTGCATAAAACATGTAAGCATTGTataatttttccttttccctTTTTCCTCTGGATACTGAGTGCACCTTAGCGAGTGCAGTGAgctgaaaggagaaaaagaaccTTGAACCACCAAGCCTTGAATGCTCAAAAAAGTGGATCTTAGAGAAGTAGTTCTATGATCATacagaggttgtttttttcccccaactaGAAAGACTGATAATGAAAGATTTTAGAGCACTTTTAGCTGCTGAGAATTCATTAATCACCTTATCTCTTTCATTTACTGGCCATCAAGCTGGTCAGACCTATAAGCGCCAGAGAATCTATGGAGTATTGTAAAGAACAAGATGATAAAACACCGGAACCAGCAATGCAGATGAGTTGAAGGCTGCTATTAAATCAACCTCTGCTCCCATTACGCTTTAGCAGAGTCAGAGGCCGATCACATATACTGCTCAGTACATGGAGACCCGTTTCAGTAGGCCTCACGTTTCTGCGTTAAACATCTATTTATTGGTCTTATTCCTGAACTGagctactgaaataaatgaatatttcctGATATTAAAATTTCCTGAGATTGCACCAAGaagtttggttttaaagttAACTGGATAACCAACACAGCTAAGACCAATTCTGAACTGACTAAATCCCATTGTGCTGCCTTTCAGAGCAGCATGACCTCATCTATCGGGTTGTCAAGACATGTCATCCTCCTCATGCAAACACTGTGAGGCTTATTCCTGAGTCTCAGGATTAAGAGATCCCTGGCTGTGGCCACTTATACACCTcgattcacacacacacgcaaaaagACTCCAGTAACACCAGGCAGCAGCTTTCGCTGTCCGAAGGGATCACAGAGTTTGGTCTCGTGTGTTTGGGGACAGCATGTGTATAATGATGAGTAAACATGGCGCTCTGGTTGTTGCCCGCAGCAGTCGGCTTGATGCCAAGTGATGGGCAATATGGTAAGAGGGAACTGTTTGCACTGTTGCCCCCGGTGTTTCTCAGATAACAAATGAGTTTATCTTCACAACCTGCACACTTTTCTTACATAACCTgacatgatatttttttttatggcttcATGTTCGTAACGACCACAGACAACGGCAGAGATCGCAAGGCTGACACAGAAGATGCCCTCTTTATTTACGTTTCACATGACATACAGAATGGAAACAAAtgttaggtttttttgttgtttttttacacattttgagtTTCTGCCGCCTTATGCAACGAGTGATGTGAACTGTGAGAGAATCAAACTCCGAGTTGTTATATAATGTTTATGAGAAATGTGTCAGTGAGGCTTGCAGAGCAACTTTTTTCTCAACGGGGCTCAGCTGGACGCACAATATCCTCCATCCTCACATCTagagcagcaacaacaacagtaGTCAACCTATTGGGCACAAATAGGAAATAATCTGTCTGTgctaggttgtttttttgtctttcacaaaaaaagaagaacaaagggcaagtttctcttctctttctgttgGACGAAGGACACCTTCTATCCTGGAGAACAGCAATAAACACGTAACAATATCCTGTAACACAATTGAGTAATCACAGGAGCTGCATGATGTGTTGTAGCGTGCAGCAGGGTGGCCTTGAAGAGAAACACACAACGGCACaaccagaaaatataaaaaataaataaaaaaaaaaaacatacagcagaaaaacaaaaacaagaaaaaaaataccacagaTGGACTGTAAAATTAGtcagttttctgttgatttgCTCTTACTGGTGATCAGAAAGCTaatggctaaaaaaaatgtttttcacagattcaATAAATGCGTCACAATTAATGACTCCCACTATTTTTAGTCAATAAATCTGAGAAAGGTTAGGAACAAACGCATCGATGCAGAAACACTGCCACCCCTTCATATTCAAAATTGTTACAAAGGAAGCAGAACAAATTGCTTCCAGAATCAGAATTGGTCAACATTTTGAAGTAAGAGCTCAAATATAGTGGGACAGGCCAAGAAGGACTCGATTGGTGCATCTCTGATCTAATTCATCTTTAACAgtttctttttccactttttccttgTATTGAAAAGACCCTTGAGGTCCATCAGATGCGCCCGTCCTGTGGTGGGATAAACAGTCGTCCAAGCAAGCAGAGCCAGTTCGTGCTATGTGGAGGAGGATGTCTTCTGGTCAGGCAGCAGCTGAGTGGAAGTGCTCTCCTTGTTTTCAGAGGTCAGACTCGTTTTATCCCCGTCAGCACCCGTGTCACTCTTCTCAGAGCTCTGCGGCTCCTTGGTCTCATTCTGACAGGCGGCCAGAGCCGAGCCGTCACCCTGGTTCGACGTGGACCTGTGAGAGGAGCTGAGGGAGTTTGTAGGGCTGAGCTGGACGGCTGTCGTGTCCTGCAGGGTGTGCTCGCTCATCTCCATCTCGAAGGCGACCGTCCCCATCCTCATCAACCCCCACTTCTCCCCTCCCTGGGTCTTCCGAGCCATGTGGGACGAGGGTCTCCTGCTGACCACGCAGCAGGCCGTGAAGAAAGCCAGAGCCAACAGCAAGAGGAGGGGCCCAATGATGATGGGAGGGTTGGCCGCCAAGCTGAAGGTGCCGAAGGCGAAAGCTCCGACCAGGGTGATGTTGATGCCGGCCAGCATGATGCACAGGCCGCAGGCGCAGCACAGAGCCGGGGAGGGCAGGTTCTGGTACCGCAGGCTGCGCCGTTCTGGGATGTTGCTGGGAACAGATGGTCTTGATTTCTCATCAGGTAACACCATGTCTTAACAGGATCGGACGAAGCACTTCATCACTGCACACAGAGAGTTTTGTGGaagaaagttttagttttttagtcGTTTTTGATACATTTCTCAACGTCTCAATCATCATGTTTGAGCAACTTTAAGCAAAAGTGTCTCCAAAGTGACATGAGAAACTGTCATGTATGATCAGattgtcttcagtcagaggcctctacAGAATAGCTGTGATACGGACCGTTACAGGAGACTCTCCCTCCCCACAACCAACATAATCTACAACTATttgaagaaacatttcattttatttcaggatGAATGAAGGATTTTTGATTTGAGGCACACAGGTCTACACAGGCAAAACCCAAAGAATCACATAAACCATTAAAAGTCCATTTCAGCAGCATTATTACAAACTAATCCGCGTCACTTACCTTTTATTGAACCCGTAGTCCTGCTGGGTGCCTAGCCGCGCTTTGTCTCTGCATCCTGTTGCACAGCAGCTGCGAGATGAATGTTGTCTCTCCCTCCAGCAGGTGAacagcagagagcagctgctgcacTGCTCGCTTATCACCACTAGGAGCGCTAAAGAATCCGTTCAAGCAAACTGTCAAATCATCCTCATCCAAATATCCTTCCCTCCGAAAACGAAGACTTTGACAAAATAGGAATCAGTAAGTTACGGTTACTTCTTAagccattaaaaataattaatggtTTAAGAACTGAACGGTTTTTATTTAAGGCTATTACAAAAGTAAAGGTCACtgctgatgtggaaaaattacaattaggccacacctgctagttgtattgctatatgtttattctgagttctgtatattcccaccaagttaaagctgtttgggttacatgcacaaggttggacgttgtttttccccagctgcatgggaaccagtctgattCCCATGCTTTGGATCCCTTTTCCCTTTGtacaaaactcatgtgttggctctgcctggcagagctttctgtttcagacttgcttcattattgaCTGTCCTGTGAGCTCTCTGAGTTGTGcacaattcatgaataaacctgattgagtgattttacctgaacagtgcttggaaatagtttttttccacgacaactgcataaaaactgaaatacttCTTCTCAGATGTCATATAAATCGTAATGACAAACTATTTCAGAGGAagcctgtttctttttcttttttttccaccaagCAATTATTTTCTACATCCTTCCCACTCCCTTTGGCCTTCAGCTCGTACAAAAGAgcctttgaaaataaaaactactgacATCCCCTGAGTCAGAGCTAGTATGTTAAGAGATAACCGCTGAACACAAGCCAACACAAATTACACAAGCGGtgatatttcaacattttttattgagaaCACATCATCCCAGTGGAAATCTGCTCCATGCACAAGAACAGCTTTGCTCATCAGGTCCTATATCAAAGCTCTGCAGGGCTCCTTAATTGCGAACCCATTACTGCATCTCATTTGATGCCATTACAACCAGGCATGAGGAGGGCGGAGGGGAGGGGAGAGGTTCTTTTTATGATTCATAAAAACAAGAGCGAGGGTTTTAACATGGCAAGTAATTGTTTCCTGATGTTGTCTCAGAGCAAATCTCTCTTAATTCCTGCTTGACAATGAAAGCGCTCAGTTGCTGAAGAGATGGGGTGACCATGGCAACAGTGAGAGTTACAGGgaaacggggggggggggggggggggggggggggggggggttctgtTCGAGGGCGGCACGTAAACTTAAAAGGGTTAAAAGAAGTTCAGGCGAATACTGCAGCCCGAACATGaacccaaaacaaaatcaagtcaAAATAGTTTTAGATAAACAAACGTCAACTTGCTCAATCCCTTTTTCTTCCATCTTCACATTACCAGatacaaaactaaacaaaatacacttacaaaaataaatcccttCAATTACTTTAGGCTAATTTCTTACTATCAAAtgtaacatgaaaataaatcccTTTGACTTTCGCAACTATCTACAACTTTAAAAGCAAGAATCACAGCTCAagtctacaaaaaaaaaccccactccAAATATACTAAACAACCGAGaccagaagaaaataaatcaatatttgttgtggcgtttcattttttgtttgttttttttacagcaaaacaaaacctaTCTGgagaattgaaataaaaatttataaaaaataataatgctcTGCATACATTATATTCTCCTCGTACCATGGAAGCCCATTCAGACAACTTCAAAGAAACTGAGTCATAGCCATGCATTTCAATGCTTAAAATTGTAGGTTGTAAATATATTACTGATGATTTATAATTCAAATTATGAAATTTGAAGTCACAATTCTCAGTTAAGTTTTATAAAGTAAGTTATAATTCACATTAAAAACGTTATGATGTAGATAACCATAATTTTGACTTCGTACCTGGACTTATGataaacttattgtttttttaaaaatgttggtttttaaaaaaacaaaggaaaaacaggatgaaaaacacaataaaattgtttatcTCAAAAATATGTTACcttttataaatgtatatttaattgatttgactttaaatatacattgtatttattgattattgttaCCTCATAGTTATAACTTTAACACTCATAAATAGTGACTGtgagtttagttttctttaaagtgGCACAAATGGGCTTCTCTTGCATTCACTCAAACTAAGTTCATTTTAAAGTACATCAGTGCTACAGGTAGGTTGTGTTGCAGTGAAAAGATCCTTAATTCTAGCACCTGAATTTCACACTCATGCAATTACACATAATGACATGAACtggtaatattaataaaaggTCCAGTTTTCCCCAAGAACCGTCCTCTTCTACCcttcaaacataaacacaaacatccgATCACATCCACATATGGGCTTTAAGAAGCACAAATCATCCCTTTTCAGAAgcttaataataaaatcaaaatactgAATAAttcacagctaaaaaaaaaataaaagagaaataaaatcagcaaaaacaaaatgatttttgcacGAGGACAGTAAACAGCTGCACCTCTAAAACGCTGTTTTGGTAATGATATGTCCTTGAATTATCTGCTGGTAACAACAGAGGTTTTGTTGCTGACTTTTTGGTTGAGAATTACCAATAAATACATCTGTAAAGcttaagaaatacttttttttaaagcgaaAAGTGATCTCGAGAGTTTAAAACCTAGGCAGCTTAAAAAGTGTTGGATGTAGAGTTAGTCGACTCTGATACCATGTGAGTGCTCCAATAAGACTCcctgtgcaaaaaaaagaaacaaacaaaacaaacaaaacaaaaaaagagccaGTAGAATCTGATATCGGTTAGTGAAGACAACCAGGAGGGAGGTTGTGCTGGTGGCTCAGGCTGCGAGGTCatcagaaacagaagagaagtcCCCGCTGCGCAGAGCGTTGGACTGGGCCCGTCTGCGGGCCAGCCGGGAGTTGGAAGGAGGGGACAGCCTCATGGAGCAGACGATGGACGCCGACTCCTCCTGCTGCTCGTCGTGCTGGGAGAGCTGCCGGTTAAAGGCGATGGCTTCTGCTGCAAACTGGGTCAAGTCCTTGGTGCTGCTGTTCCTAAAAAGACgagattcatttttaatgaccAACGCTGTCCGCACGACCCGCAACAAGCTAATTCCTTGAGGAGGTTGACCACCACCTCAGCactctaaaaaacaaaaaacgtccCTTTCAACTCAAAATCATTTACTTCTCCCTTCCGCTGCCtaaaatgtgtctgttttgtttcaaagcatcgtaaagacataaaaactcAAAGCAAACCTCTGTAGGACACGAGGAGTTGGAAGACCTCTCTCTGGTGCAttctgtataaatatatatgaaaaaaggattaaaacagTTTACTTACAGGATCAAATCAAACACAAGTCCTAAACCTGAACATATGTAAATAATACCGACCCCCTGTAACCAAGGATGCTGCAGGACCTGAGCAGCGCTGAGGCGCAGAGTGGAGTCCCGAACCAGCAGCTTTGATATGAGATCTTTGGCTCCGTCTGTGATGTGAGCCCAGTCCTTGTCTGGAAACTCGTACTTGCCCTCCTGGATGCTCTCAAACAGGCAACTCTGAGGAAAACAGTACGACGTAATCTTACTTCCTTCCAAACATAAATAGGATGACATTTtaatagacattttaaaagacatAGA contains:
- the LOC111609772 gene encoding uncharacterized protein LOC111609772; this encodes MVLPDEKSRPSVPSNIPERRSLRYQNLPSPALCCACGLCIMLAGINITLVGAFAFGTFSLAANPPIIIGPLLLLLALAFFTACCVVSRRPSSHMARKTQGGEKWGLMRMGTVAFEMEMSEHTLQDTTAVQLSPTNSLSSSHRSTSNQGDGSALAACQNETKEPQSSEKSDTGADGDKTSLTSENKESTSTQLLPDQKTSSST